GGTGAGTTTTTGTATAAAAGCGATAAAATCATTGCATTAATACCAACAGACTTACCTGAACCTGTAGTTCCGGCTATTAATAGGTGAGGAAGCTTTTTAAGATCTGTAACAAAAGGTTTACCAACAATATCTTTACCTAAAATCATTGTAAGTGGTGATTTAGAGTTTTGAAAAATCTCACTTTCTAATAATTCTCTTATGAATATAGTTTGCATATCATCATTTGGAACTTCAATCCCAACAACATCTTTCCCTGGTATTGGAGCTTGAATTCTTATAGTTTGAGCTTTTAAAGCCATTGCTAAATCATCTTGTAAATTTAGTATTTTAGATACTTTTACATTTGGAGCTGGTTTAAACTCAAAAGTAGTTACGACAGGACCTGTGTAAGTTCTTACAACATCACCTTCAATTTTAAACATAAGTAATTTTTCTAATAAGTCACGAATTTTTTTATCAATTTCAGCTTCAGATACTTTTGATTTTTTCTCTTTTGGTGGCTCTTGAAAAAATTTAGTTGATGGCAATTCAAAATCTTTAGGTTTTTCTGTAACCCCTAATTCTATCTCTTCTTGAAGTTTTTTATTCTCTTCTAATTCATCAACAATAACTGCATGAGGATGTTCATCTTCAGAAGTTATTTTTATCTCTTCAATATCTATTTCATCTTCAAAAAGTGAAGGTTGATTTGTATTTATATTTTTATGAATTTCATCAAGTGGAATGATGTTTAAATCATCTGTCTTAATCCCCGAAACACTCTCATCTACTTCTTCAATAACTATTTGAGCAACATCACCCTCTTCTTTTATAGAAACAGACTCTTTTGCAGGTGGCATTGTTTTAACTCTTTTTTCCCTTTTTTTACTCTCTATTCTTTTTGGTTTAACACTAGTATCAATTCTTTTAATAGTTGGCATTTTAGGTATAAACTTTTTAGGGTTGATATTTATTTCTGTATCATCTAAAAGAATCAAACATGAGATAATAAAAGAGATTAAAACAAAGAACCAAAGTCCAGCAAGTCCGATAAATGGGAATATTGAATCAATGATATAATTACCAATATCACCACTATAAAGTCCTTTTTCAACCACTAAAGATTGAAAGGTAAGTAACGAGATTAATAATAATACTACAGAAGAAACCTTGATTGAAAACTCTTGCCAATCAAAATTTTCTTTAAAGTTTAAAATATATAATGGATATAAGAATAATAATAAATAGATATATGATAAAAATCCAAAATATCTA
This genomic stretch from Arcobacter arenosus harbors:
- a CDS encoding DNA translocase FtsK; this translates as MVEKGLYSGDIGNYIIDSIFPFIGLAGLWFFVLISFIISCLILLDDTEININPKKFIPKMPTIKRIDTSVKPKRIESKKREKRVKTMPPAKESVSIKEEGDVAQIVIEEVDESVSGIKTDDLNIIPLDEIHKNINTNQPSLFEDEIDIEEIKITSEDEHPHAVIVDELEENKKLQEEIELGVTEKPKDFELPSTKFFQEPPKEKKSKVSEAEIDKKIRDLLEKLLMFKIEGDVVRTYTGPVVTTFEFKPAPNVKVSKILNLQDDLAMALKAQTIRIQAPIPGKDVVGIEVPNDDMQTIFIRELLESEIFQNSKSPLTMILGKDIVGKPFVTDLKKLPHLLIAGTTGSGKSVGINAMILSLLYKNSPDNLRLVMIDPKMLEFSMYNDIPHLLTPVITKPTDAINALSNMVSEMERRYTLMSKTKTKNIESYNEKAKKQGYETIPYIVVVIDELADLMMTSGKDVELSIARLAQMARASGIHLIVATQRPSVDVVTGLIKANLPSRLSYKVGQKVDSKIILDSLGAESLLGRGDMLFTPPGMSGLVRLHAPWSLETEIESVVDFLKDQREVEYDMNFVKDKENSSLSGAGDSLDLGELDELYEDAKEVVLTDKKTSISYIQRKLRIGYNRAATIVEQLEQTGVLSEANAKGNREILL